The genome window AGGTCATTATGTTTTTTTCTAAAATTTTTTGTTCTTCTTTAAGTGATAGTAAAACATCTAAAGAAGATTTTCCAAAAAACATATTTCCAAAATACATAGCAACAATGATCGCCACAAACGATAAAGCAATGGTTTTTATTAAATGACGACGAGCTTCCTTTTTTTTGGAATGCTCATCGTATTCTTTTAGTAAATCACTCAGAGTTTATCTCCTAGGTATTCATCGTTGTCTAGTTCGATTTCTAATAAGCGATTGTATTTAGCTGTTCTTTCTCCTCTTGCTAAGGCGCCGGTTTTAATTTGTCCTGTATTGAGTGCTACTGCAAAGTCAGCTATAAAAGCATCTTCACTCTCACCACTTCTATGACTCATGATACATCTATAATTATTTCTATGGGCTAATCTTACTGTTCTCATGGTTTGAGTGATTGTTCCGATTTGGTTAGGTTTAATTAATACAGCATTTGCCATATTTTTCATGATACCTTCTCTTAAGATATCTTCGTTGGTTACAAATAAATCATCACCCACAAGCTGAACTTTGCTACCAAGTTTTTGAGTGAGTTTAATCCAACCTTCATAATCATCTTCAGCTAAGCCATCTTCTATGCTAAAAATAGGATATTTAGCGCATAATTCTTCATAACGAGCGATTAAGTCTTCGCTTGAGAAAACTTTACCTTCTAGGTGGTATTTACCATCTTTATACAGTTCGCTACTTGCTACATCTAGCGCTAGTTTGATTTTGTTTTCATAACCTGCTTTTTTAATACAAGTCATTAAAAGATCAAGTGGTTCGGTATTGTTTGCTAAATTTGGAGCAAAACCACCCTCATCACCCAAAGCGGTAGAATGACCTAAACTAGCTAGTTCTTTTTTTAATACTGCATAAATTTCGCAAACTGATCTTAGCCCTTCTTTGAAAGATGAAAAACCAAAAGGCATGATCATAAATTCTTGAAAATCTACGCTATTGTTTGCATGAGCGCCGC of Campylobacter sp. 2014D-0216 contains these proteins:
- the eno gene encoding phosphopyruvate hydratase is translated as MLMIEDLRAFEVLDSRGNPTIKAEIMLSDGSVGSAIVPSGASTGKKEALELRDNDERFGGKGVLKAIENINGTIAENIIGLDAFNQTQLDNTLLELDGTKNYSNLGANATLGISMATARAAANALGVPLYRYLGGANASVLPVPMCNIINGGAHANNSVDFQEFMIMPFGFSSFKEGLRSVCEIYAVLKKELASLGHSTALGDEGGFAPNLANNTEPLDLLMTCIKKAGYENKIKLALDVASSELYKDGKYHLEGKVFSSEDLIARYEELCAKYPIFSIEDGLAEDDYEGWIKLTQKLGSKVQLVGDDLFVTNEDILREGIMKNMANAVLIKPNQIGTITQTMRTVRLAHRNNYRCIMSHRSGESEDAFIADFAVALNTGQIKTGALARGERTAKYNRLLEIELDNDEYLGDKL